CGTCATCACGCACGACCTCGGTCTCGCCTGGAACATCGCCCACACCGTCGCGGTGATGTACCACGGGCAGATCGTCGAGCACGGCCCCACCGAAGAGGTGCTGCTGAACCCGAAGCACGAGTACACCAGGCACCTGCTGTCCGCGGCGCCGCGCATCGAGGAGAAGACGGCATGAGCGTCACGACGGAGGCGGCGGTGTCGCCCTATCTCGACACAGCGCCCCTGCAGCCCGGCGACACCGTGGCGATCGTCTCGCCCTCCGGTCCCGGTAACGAGGAGAACACCCAGCGCGCCGTCGGCTACTACGAGTCCTGGGGCCTGAAGGTCCGGGTGGGAGAGCATGTCCTCACGCCGCACCCGCGCGCGTCGTACCTCGCGGGGCCCGACGACCTCCGCCGCGCCGACCTCGTCGACGCCTGGCTCGACCCCGAGGTGGACGCCGTCGTCACGGCCCGGGGCGGCTACGGGGCCCTGCGCCTCCTCGACGGCATCGACTGGGCCGACATGCGCCGAGGCGCGCTGCGCAAGGACGGACGACCGAAGCTCCTCACGGGCTCGTCCGATGTGACCGCCCTGCACGAGACGTGGCGCGCGCATCTCGACGTCGCGACGCTCTTCTGCCCGATGGCGGGCAACAACGTCTTCCGCGACTCGGAGCAGGTGCGCGACGACGTGCAGCGCTGGCTCTTCGAACCATGGCGCGGACGCGAGCTCATCGGCCCGAAGACCGAGATCATGACGCCTGGTCGCGCCGAGGGACGCTTCACGGGCGGCAACCTCAGTCTGCTCGCCGCCGGACTCGGCGCCCCGGAGGCGGACGTCCCCGCCCCCGGCATCCTTTTCCTGGAGGACATCACCGAGGAGCCGTACCGCCTCGACGGCTTCGTGACGCAGCTGCGTCGGGCAGGCCGTCTGGCGCAGGCGACGGGCATCGTGCTCGGCTCCTGGCATGAGTGCGGCGACCTCGACCTGGTCCACGCGCTCATGCGGGACGAGTTCCAGGACGCCGGCGTCCCCGTGCTGTGGGAGCAGGGCTTCGGCCATGACCCGCACGCCCTCACCATCCCGCTCGGTG
This genomic stretch from Microbacterium sp. Nx66 harbors:
- a CDS encoding S66 peptidase family protein; its protein translation is MSVTTEAAVSPYLDTAPLQPGDTVAIVSPSGPGNEENTQRAVGYYESWGLKVRVGEHVLTPHPRASYLAGPDDLRRADLVDAWLDPEVDAVVTARGGYGALRLLDGIDWADMRRGALRKDGRPKLLTGSSDVTALHETWRAHLDVATLFCPMAGNNVFRDSEQVRDDVQRWLFEPWRGRELIGPKTEIMTPGRAEGRFTGGNLSLLAAGLGAPEADVPAPGILFLEDITEEPYRLDGFVTQLRRAGRLAQATGIVLGSWHECGDLDLVHALMRDEFQDAGVPVLWEQGFGHDPHALTIPLGVDGVLDATGDEPRLTVGRP